A stretch of the Malus domestica chromosome 08, GDT2T_hap1 genome encodes the following:
- the LOC103440330 gene encoding probable alkaline/neutral invertase B gives MYPVNGDHASQNGNARTHEPPVFEIGEDYDFLRLLDRPRPVSVEKKRSFDERSFSELSFLGSPRPSFDTNPMVSDAWETLRRSVVHFRGQPVGTLAAVDHSVEELNYDQVFVRDFVPSALAFLMNGEYEIVKNFLLKTLRLQSLKKFVDQFKLGEGVMPASFKVHHDPIRNYETITADFGETAIGRVAPVDSGFWWIILLRAYTKSTGDSSVSEMPDCQNGIRLILDLCLSEGFDTFPTLLCADGCCMIDRRMGVYGYPIEIQALFFMALRCALVLLKQDNCGKEFVNRITDRLHALSYHMRSYFWLDLKQLNDIYRYKTEEYSHTAVNKFNVMPDSLPNWVFDFMPSRGGYFIGNVSPARMDFRWFCLGNCMAILSSLATPEQASAIMDLIESRWDELVGEVPLKICYPAIESHEWRIVTGSDPKNTRWSYHNGGSWPVLLWLLTAACIKTGRPQIARRAIELAESRLSKDGWPEYYDGKLGKYMGKQARKYQTWSIAGYLVSKMMLEDPSHLGMVALEEDEQMKPLIKRSASWTS, from the exons ATGTATCCAGTTAATGGGGATCATGCTTCACAAAATGGGAATGCGAGAACTCACGAGCCGCCTGTTTTCGAAATCGGAGAAGACTACGATTTTCTGAGGTTGCTGGACAGGCCTAGACCGGTAAGCGTGGAGAAGAAGAGATCATTCGATGAAAGGTCGTTCAGCGAGTTGTCTTTTTTGGGGAGTCCTAGACCAAGCTTTGACACCAATCCCATGGTTTCCGATGCCTGGGAAACCTTGCGCCGCTCTGTAGTTCACTTCCGTGGCCAGCCTGTTGGAACCCTTGCCGCCGTCGACCATTCGGTCGAAGAACTTAACTATGATCAG GTGTTTGTTAGAGATTTTGTGCCAAGTGCATTGGCATTTTTGATGAATGGAGAATATGAGATAGTGAAGAACTTTCTTTTGAAAACACTTCGCCTGCAATCACTGAAGAAATTTGTGGACCAATTCAAGCTAGGAGAAGGGGTCATGCCGGCGAGCTTCAAAGTGCACCATGACCCCATACGAAACTACGAAACCATAACTGCGGATTTTGGCGAGACCGCAATCGGAAGAGTGGCTCCGGTCGATTCTGGATTCTGGTGGATCATATTGCTTCGAGCTTACACAAAGTCGACCGGGGACTCTTCGGTCTCCGAAATGCCCGATTGCCAAAACGGCATTCGCCTCATCCTCGATCTCTGCCTCTCAGAAGGATTTGATACCTTCCCTACCCTGCTCTGTGCTGATGGATGTTGTATGATTGATCGCAGAATG GGTGTTTACGGATATCCAATCGAAATTCAAGCACTGTTCTTCATGGCATTACGATGCGCACTGGTTCTGCTCAAGCAAGACAACTGCGGCAAAGAATTCGTAAACCGCATAACGGACCGCCTCCACGCCCTGAGCTACCACATGCGCAGCTACTTCTGGCTGGACCTGAAGCAGCTCAACGACATCTACCGCTACAAGACGGAGGAGTACTCTCATACGGCAGTGAACAAGTTCAACGTCATGCCGGATTCGCTGCCCAATTGGGTGTTCGATTTCATGCCGAGCCGCGGCGGTTACTTCATTGGGAATGTGAGCCCGGCCAGAATGGATTTCCGGTGGTTCTGTTTGGGTAATTGCATGGCGATTTTATCGTCTTTGGCGACGCCGGAGCAGGCATCGGCGATCATGGATCTCATTGAGTCGCGGTGGGATGAGTTGGTCGGAGAAGTGCCGTTGAAGATTTGCTATCCAGCAATAGAAAGTCATGAGTGGAGGATTGTTACTGGCAGTGATCCAAAGAATACTAGGTGGAGTTACCACAATGGAGGCTCTTGGCCAG TGCTGCTGTGGCTGTTGACGGCGGCATGCATAAAGACGGGGAGGCCCCAAATAGCGCGACGTGCGATCGAGCTGGCGGAGAGCCGGTTGTCGAAAGACGGCTGGCCGGAGTACTATGACGGGAAGCTAGGGAAGTACATGGGGAAGCAGGCACGGAAGTACCAGACATGGTCGATTGCCGGGTACTTGGTGTCGAAGATGATGCTGGAAGACCCGTCTCATTTGGGCATGGTAGCATTGGAGGAGGACGAGCAAATGAAACCCCTAATAAAAAGATCTGCTTCATGGACCTCTtaa
- the LOC103440331 gene encoding uncharacterized protein, translating into MGWFLSERKGRKGWMEETLASVSAPPSSLVMLVGIVVALLIFSSYTSYKAQMERTKFGFNIFVLFLPLLLTIVAYCLITYGNFRVRTKAAVADKAAEGGGASPWGVALFLGLLLVLVSYQSSVQSKWWPHYWVHDPAVLLVKNELVVWIVWKYARE; encoded by the exons ATGGGTTGGTTTTTGAGTGAGAGAAAAGGAAGGAAGGGATGGATGGAGGAGACCCTAGCCTCCGTCTCCGCGCCGCCGTCGTCTCTAGTGATGCTAGTCGGCATAGTGGTTGCGTTACTAATATTTTCATCTTACACCAGCTACAAGGCGCAGATGGAGAGAACTAAGTTCGGGTTCAATATATTTGTCTTGTTTCTGCCCTTGTTGTTGACCATTGTCGCTTACTGTTTGATCACATACGGGAACTTTCGGGTGAGGACGAAGGCGGCGGTGGCTGATAAGGCAGCTGAAGGTGGAGGAGCATCCCCTTGGGGCGTGGCCTTGTTTCTGGGGCTGTTGCTCGTTTTGGTGTCCTATCAGTCTTCTGTGCAGTCCAAGTGGTGGCCTCACTATTGGG TTCATGATCCTGCTGTGTTATTAGTTAAGAATGAATTAGTTGTGTGGATAGTTTGGAAATATGCTCGTGAGTAG
- the LOC103440255 gene encoding uncharacterized protein: protein MPPKDEKPAKPRREVEAEEDDDDERSLGSIALERKKKQPTKSSGNANGTAKSTGREAAKVKKEDKMEDWDKAAKAKPKQEARVMKEENGGGSDEELGSKPRKGSNSKPQKEIKNSKVKKMEEEEEEEKKGKKRKASEPATEEKKKREKKVYDLPGQRKDPPEKKDPLRQFYESLHQQIPSSEMAQFWMMEYGLLPKVEAEKVFEKKQKKSQLQKLTSPTKSVSSVKTSTKSVTVKTSTKSVTVKKSTKSVTVKKNTPSPAAPSNKKKPTPVSKSATNQSKKQKTEDSSSEGDSDDDFVARMVKKKKQAA, encoded by the exons ATGCCGCCGAAGGACGAGAAGCCCGCGAAGCCGCGGAGGGAGGTGGAAGCGGAAGAAGATGACGACGATGAGAGGAGCTTGGGTTCGATTGCGTTGGAGCGCAAGAAGAAGCAACCCACGAAAAGCAGTGGCAATGCGAATGGAACGGCGAAATCTACGGGCAGAGAAGCCGCTAAGGTGAAGAAGGAGGACAAGATGGAAGATTGGGATAAGGCCGCGAAGGCGAAGCCTAAACAAGAAGCCAGAGTGATGAAGGAGGAGAACGGCGGCGGTAGCGACGAGGAATTGGGTTCGAAGCCGAGAAAGGGTTCGAATTCAAAGCCCCAAAAG GAAATCAAGAACAGCAAGGTGAAGaaaatggaggaggaggaggaggaggagaagaaggggaagaagaggaaggcgTCTGAGCCTGCGacggaggagaagaagaagagggagaagaaGGTGTATGATTTGCCTGGTCAGAGGAAGGACCCTCCCGAGAAG AAGGACCCACTTAGGCAATTCTACGAGTCGCTTCACCAGCAAATTCCGAGTAGCGAAATGGCGCAGTTCTG GATGATGGAATATGGTTTGCTACCCAAAGTGGAGGCAGAGAAAGTGTTTGagaagaagcagaagaagagTCAACTGCAAAAGCTCACTTCTCCAACGAAATCCGTATCTTCTGTAAAGACGAGCACAAAGTCAGTTACTGTTAAGACGAGCACAAAGTCAGTTACTGTTAAGAAGAGCACAAAGTCAGTTACTGTTAAGAAGAACACACCATCACCCGCAGCGCCCTCAAATAAGAAGAAGCCAACACCAGTCTCCAAAAGCGCAACAAACCAGTCGAAGAAGCAGAAGACGGAAGACAGCAGCTCAGAGGGAGACTCTGATGATGACTTTGTGGCCAGAATggtaaagaagaagaagcaagcAGCTTAG
- the LOC103440332 gene encoding uncharacterized protein: MEQRETLTMEQRLLLFPCFPNASDAEIEVAKILIHLPHMISEFETPLPIPLALVWGCKGKRSALALKNDGGASTLHRLIGPDFLSSLPLWASLAPRPLAAKAPPAPPVPNAVKEETSSPDTPLRFEPSESDEKQPDHLRSKLLGQKRKTEEWITIVDELTSKKKLRNQELENVKRFFDKMDGLNLELKARKEELMRLGHKPEEEQRLDTDPSPEPTMQLSQLTQLTLVTPPQAAPNQEPYQHPMPMQMQIPSPPSVIFYQHQLQQLIMDQTAKNQRREFNVGPRGGHVNLCFKDSIVLNSSQPFDLGLVNKDMIRKRAAEARQKRLEICRVKKSRFHSR; the protein is encoded by the exons ATGGAACAGAGAGAAACACTAACAATGGAACAGAGGCTTCTACTCTTCCCCTGTTTTCCGAACGCCAGCGACGCCGAGATAGAGGTGGCGAAAATCCTGATTCATCTTCCCCACATGATCTCCGAATTCGAAACTCCGCTTCCGATTCCGCTCGCGCTCGTCTGGGGATGCAAGGGAAAGAGATCTGCACTCGCTCTGAAGAACGACGGCGGCGCTTCCACTCTGCATCGTCTGATTGGACCTGATTTTTTGTCTTCACTGCCACTCTGGGCTTCTCTGGCTCCTCGGCCTTTGGCGGCCAAGGCTCCGCCGGCTCCCCCCGTCCCTAATGCTGTCAAGGAGGAGACTTCCAGCCCCGATACGCCGCTGCGCTTCGAGCCCAGTGAATCTGATGAGAAGCAGCCTGACCACTTGAGAAGTAAACTCCTTGGTCAAAAAAGG AAAACAGAGGAATGGATTACAATTGTGGACGAATTGACTTCGAAGAAAAAATTGCGGAATCAA GAGCTTGAGAATGTGAAGCGTTTCTTTGACAAGATGGATGGTCTTAATTTGGAGTTGAAAGCAAGGAAAGAGGAG cTAATGAGACTTGGCCATAAACCGGAAGAGGAGCAGCGTTTGGATACGGACCCAAGCCCGGAACCAACCATGCAATTAAGCCAACTGACCCAACTCACGCTTGTGACTCCACCTCAAGCGGCCCCAAATCAAGAGCCTTACCAACATCCAATGCCAATGCAAATGCAAATTCCCTCTCCTCCTAGTGTGATTTTTTATCAACATCAACTGCAGCAGCTGATCATGGATCAAACGGCCAAAAATCAAAGGAGAGAGTTCAATGTGGGCCCGCGAGGGGGTCACGTTAACCTCTGTTTTAAGGATTCAATCGTGTTGAACTCCTCCCAGCCGTTTGATCTTGGCTTGGTTAACAAGGATATGATTAGGAAAAGGGCTGCTGAGGCAAGGCAGAAGAGGCTCGAAATCTGTAGGGTCAAGAAATCTCGCTTCCACTCCAGATGA
- the LOC103440254 gene encoding uncharacterized protein: MGTKELPDSASQRRNWQNIFNALVQMLRSQQSNLETMAGDRKVFKDHVRVQEEKWISAFHLLGDQIRLMKVDLELKEMEGSVEAAKLGWALSMKQQEAYIAKLKLEYSDSELEGFKAWFDLHSNKNTTLKQQCDKLASEKSFAWHQYDLMENDYKTKLNSKNSELEQANAKIQTLLASMEQLQSSSNGKDDKIGILISKVAKMEVDSNKFKEEISKLSKELETLRNSTSTSSTPVLNRCTTRTRGKSSVNVTVKKDSSAAQRPHPSKDTKKGIGSTKRNADDVITITETPKLFSSRFKVPKLKNASSPGVR; this comes from the exons ATGGGCACCAAAGAGCTTCCGGACTCCGCCTCTCAGCGCCGGAACTGGCAGAACATCTTCAACGCGCTGGTACAGATGCTGCGGTCTCAGCAATCGAACCTCGAGACGATGGCCGGCGACAGAAAAGTCTTCAAAGATCACGTCAGAGTGCAAGAAGAGAAGTGGATCTCCGCGTTTCATCTCTTGGGAGATCAAATCCGCCTG ATGAAGGTGGACTTGGAATTGAAAGAAATGGAAGGCTCCGTTGAGGCGGCTAAGTTAGGGTGGGCTCTTAGTATGAAGCAACAAGAGGCTTATATCGCGAAACTCAAGTTAG AATACTCAGACAGTGAGTTAGAAGGTTTCAAAGCATGGTTTGACCTACACTCCAACAAAAATACCACCTTAAAGCAGCAATGTGATAAGCTTGCTTCCGAAAAGAGCTTTGCATGGCATCAGTACGACCTTATGGAAAATGATTACAAAACTAAACTGAATAGCAAGAATTCTGAACTCGAGCAGGCGAATGCAAAGATTCAAACTCTTCTTGCCAGTATGGAGCAGTTACAGTCCTCAAGTAATGGAAAGGATGACAAGATTGGAATATTAATAAGTAAAGTTGCAAAGATGGAGGTTGATTCAAACAAGTTCAAGGAGGAAATTTCGAAACTTTCGAAGGAGTTGGAAACATTAAGAAATTCCACAAGTACTTCGTCTACTCCTGTTTTGAACCGGTGTACAACAAGAACTAGAGGCAAGAGTAGTGTTAATGTAACTGTGAAGAAAGATTCGTCGGCTGCACAACGTCCTCATCCTTCAAAGGACACCAAAAAG GGGATCGGCAGTACAAAGAGAAACGCAGATGATGTTATAACCATTACCGAGACTCCAAAGTTGTTCTCATCCAGATTTAAAGTACCCAAGTTGAAGAATGCATCATCACCCGGTGTAAGATAA